The genomic region TTGGACGCAAGTAGAGACTGGTTCTTCTGTTACTTGGAAGTATCCAAGCTGTATTTTGAAAGGTGATAACAGTGTTGGTGAGTTTTACTCGGTTGCTTTGACACGTGGTCGTCAGCAAGCAGACACGGGGACCAAAATGATTCACCTTGGTAAAAACACCAAGTCCACCATTATATCCAAAGGCATTTCGGCAGGCCGAAGTAACAATAGTTACCGTGGACTTGTTCGTATGAACCCAGGCGCTGAGGGCGCACGTAACTTCACTCAGTGTGATTCTTTGCTGATCGGAGATCAGTGTGGTGCGCATACTTTCCCTTACGTGGAAAGCCGTAATCCGTCTGCTATTGTGGAGCACGAAGCAACGACGTCTAAAGTCAGCGACGAACAGATGTTCTTATGTCGTCAGCGTGGTCTTGATCCTGAAAAAGCCGTATCCATGATTGTGAATGGCTTCTGTAAGGAAGTATTTAAAGAATTACCAATGGAATTTGCCGTCGAAGCTGGCAAGTTACTAGAAATAAGCCTTGAAGGCTCAGTAGGTTAAGGAATTATTAAAGATGTCGAACACGAACAGTTTGTTGACGATAAAAGATTTGCACGCCAGTGTTGAAGAAAAACAAATCATCAAAGGCTTAGATCTAGATATCAAACCGGGTGAAGTTCACGCGATCATGGGCCCAAATGGTGCTGGTAAAAGTACCCTAGGCTATGTTTTGTCTGGTCGCGATGGTTACAGTGTTGAAAGCGGTAGTGTGACGCTTGGCGGTGAAGATTTGCTAGAAATGGAAACAGAAGACCGTGCTCGCGCTGGTTTATTCTTGGCATTCCAATACCCAGTCGAAATTCCTGGTGTAAGCAATTTAGAGTTTTTAAAAGCATCAGTTGATGCGCAGCGTGAAGCGCGTGGTGAAGACGCTATTACGTCTGCTGACTTCTTGAAAGAAGCAAAAGCGGCTTGTAAACAAGTTAACTTACCAGTGGCTTTTTTGAAGCGTGGTGTTAACGAAGGCTTCTCTGGTGGTGAGAAAAAGCGTAATGAACTAATGCAAATGTTATTGCTTAAGCCAAAGCTTTGCATCCTTGATGAAACGGACTCAGGTTTGGACATCGATGCGCTACAAGTGGTTGCTGAAGGTGTAAACAGCCAGCGTTCTGCTGATCGTAGTTTCATTGTTGTGACGCATTACCAGCGTCTTTTGGATTATATTAAACCTGACTTCGTGCATGTATTGTCTGACGGTAAAATCGTTAAGAGTGGCGATGCTTCCCTTGCTCTTGAGTTAGAAGCTCAGGGCTATGCTTGGTTGCAAAAAGAGCCGTCTGAAGACGAACTTGAGGGGTAAGGCATGAGTGAATGGTTAGAAAGCGCCATTACTCGAGCGCAAGGTATTCATGATTGGTTGGCGCCGAAGCGAGCGCATGCCCTTGAAGTTTTAGCAAATACAAAGTGGCCAACACGCAAAACGGAAGCATGGCGTTACACGCCGCTTCGCCCAGTAGAGCGTACACCGGCTAAAATGATTAGTGACAAGGTTGATTTATCGCCTGTCACTATTGCGGATTTGTCTGCTATCGAATTGGTGTTTGTAAATGGTCAGTTTGATCAGACACAATTATCAAAAGCGTTGCCTGAAGGTCTGTCTATTGCCTTAGGTGGTGATTTGGGGGCAGCACAACAAGCCGATGCACTAAATGCGTTTTCGACGATAAAGCCAGAACGTCATATCTTTGGTTTGGTAAACGATGCACTTGCCAAAGATGTGGTTGTTGTCTCTGTTGCACAAGACGTTGAGATTGCTCAGCCGATTCGTATTAGCTCTTTGTTGAGCCTAGGGGCTGAATCTCATACACGCGTCCAAGTGACTTTAGCTACGGGTTCTAAATTAACCGTGATTGAAGATGTGCAGGCGCAAGGTGATAGCTTTAATACAGCATTTGTTGAATACAATGTAGGTGCTAATGCGCGTCTAGAACATTACCGTTTTGCCCTGCAAACAGGAAGTAATCTTGCTATTGGTGGTAGTCACTTTAATTTGCATGACCATGCGAAAATGAACAGCACAATCGTTGGTTTTGGTAGTGAGTTGTCTCGTTTGGATACAGATATTATTCATGCGGGTGAGTTTGCAGATGCTAAGTTAAATGCCATGTATTTGCTGGATGGTAAAGAGTTGTTTGACCTTCATGCGACGGTTGAGCACGCTATGCCAAATGGTAAAACAGAAGAAAACGTTCGTTGTATCGTCGCGGATCGTTCTCGCGCTGTATTT from Marinomonas rhizomae harbors:
- the sufD gene encoding Fe-S cluster assembly protein SufD, with translation MSEWLESAITRAQGIHDWLAPKRAHALEVLANTKWPTRKTEAWRYTPLRPVERTPAKMISDKVDLSPVTIADLSAIELVFVNGQFDQTQLSKALPEGLSIALGGDLGAAQQADALNAFSTIKPERHIFGLVNDALAKDVVVVSVAQDVEIAQPIRISSLLSLGAESHTRVQVTLATGSKLTVIEDVQAQGDSFNTAFVEYNVGANARLEHYRFALQTGSNLAIGGSHFNLHDHAKMNSTIVGFGSELSRLDTDIIHAGEFADAKLNAMYLLDGKELFDLHATVEHAMPNGKTEENVRCIVADRSRAVFNGRIHIHRDAQKTLAELNNRNLLLSDKAEINTKPELEIYADDVKCAHGATVAQIDKQALYYLQTRGISRSKAQVMLNFGFINELIDLMPNAALAEWIRPIIRERFAQMEVK
- the sufC gene encoding Fe-S cluster assembly ATPase SufC; this encodes MSNTNSLLTIKDLHASVEEKQIIKGLDLDIKPGEVHAIMGPNGAGKSTLGYVLSGRDGYSVESGSVTLGGEDLLEMETEDRARAGLFLAFQYPVEIPGVSNLEFLKASVDAQREARGEDAITSADFLKEAKAACKQVNLPVAFLKRGVNEGFSGGEKKRNELMQMLLLKPKLCILDETDSGLDIDALQVVAEGVNSQRSADRSFIVVTHYQRLLDYIKPDFVHVLSDGKIVKSGDASLALELEAQGYAWLQKEPSEDELEG